One segment of Anoplopoma fimbria isolate UVic2021 breed Golden Eagle Sablefish unplaced genomic scaffold, Afim_UVic_2022 Un_contig_9980_pilon_pilon, whole genome shotgun sequence DNA contains the following:
- the LOC129117039 gene encoding homeobox protein Nkx-2.5-like, with the protein MLLGGLHFLGELDDMMLQSPLTSTSTSTPFSVKDILKLEQLEQQQQQEAGSLELQHRALRHQLTGSPPPPPPPPPLPQRRRFQTPPSCMLARDSPPFSDGEDNLAYLNALAGREEDRGETSMSPDLYVHRGLQGAKLEAAELDQESKSCALVSRDEASEAGRGASERPVQKPRSRRRPRVLFSQAQVFELERRFKQQRYLSAPEREHLASTLKLTSNQVKIWFQNRRYKCKRQRQDKSLEAAGGGGQHHPHPHPPPPPRRVAVPVLVRDGKPCLGGGQSYGTTTASPYGSNPYGYNGYPAYTYSSPAYNTNYSCTYTSIPTLPASSSSNTFMNMNATQAPTHQGTGVTPCQGIRAW; encoded by the exons ATGTTACTCGGAGGGCTTCATTTCCTCGGTGAGCTGGATGACATGATGCTGCAGAGTCcactcacctccacctccacctccaccccgtTTTCTGTCAAGGATATCCTCAagctggagcagctggagcagcagcagcagcaggaggccgGGTCCTTGGAGCTCCAGCACCGAGCCCTCAGGCACCAGCTCAccggttctcctcctcctcctcctcctcctcctcctcttcctcagaggCGGCGTTTCCAAACCCCGCCGTCCTGCATGCTCGCCCGGGACAGTCCTCCCTTCTCGGATGGAGAGGACAACCTGGCCTACCTCAACGCACTGGCAGGTCGAGAGGAGGACCGAGGAGAGACCAGCATGTCCCCGGACCTGTACGTCCACCGGGGCCTGCAGGGAGCCAAGCTGGAGGCCGCAGAGCTGGACCAGGAGAGCA AGAGCTGCGCCTTGGTGTCCCGGGATGAGGCCTCGGAGGCCGGCAGGGGAGCCTCTGAGCGGCCGGTGCAGAAGCCTCGGAGCCGGCGGAGGCCCCGGGTGCTCTTCTCGCAGGCCCAGGTGTTCGAGCTGGAGCGTCGCTTCAAGCAGCAGCGTTACCTGTCGGCTCCGGAGAGGGAACACCTGGCCTCCACCCTGAAGCTCACCTCCAACCAGGTGAAgatctggttccagaaccgcCGCTACAAGTGCAAGAGGCAGCGGCAGGACAAGAGTCTGGAGGcggctggaggtggaggtcaACACCACCCtcacccccaccctcctcctccacccagacGGGTGGCGGTGCCGGTGCTGGTGCGTGATGGGAAGCCTTGTCTGGGTGGAGGTCAGAGCTATGGCACCACCACTGCTTCTCCATATGGGTCCAACCCGTATGGGTATAACGGATACCCTGCCTACACCTACAGCAGCCCTGCTTACAACaccaactacagctgcacctacaccaGCATCCCCACCCTCCcggcctccagctcctccaacACCTTTATGAACATGAACGCCACGCAGGCCCCCACCCACCAAGGGACGGGGGTCACACCATGCCAGGGGATCCGGGCATGGTAG